The DNA window CACGCCGAGGGCTGCGCCGGCGGAAACCCCGACGAGGGTACGGGGTACGCGCAGGTACTCCACGATCCGCTGCGCGTCGGAGCCGTCCGGGTGCAGCCAGGTACCGGCGACCGTACTCATGCTGATCGTCTCGTTGCCGATCAGCAGGGAACCGAGGACCGCCGCCACGAGTACGACGACGGCCCCGGCCAGACCGGCAGCCCGAGCGTTCAGAACTTCTCCGGGTGCAGCAGCTTTGCCAGATTCGCCACCGCGTCGGCGTTGCGCACTCCCGGTGTGATCTCGGCGAACGTCACCGCGTAAATCCGGTTGTCACGGATCGCGGGCACGTTCGCCAGCGCGGGGTCGGACTTGAGCCCGTCGATGACCCCCTGCGCGCCGTCCGGGCCGACGTCGGCCCCGCAGCAGGCCGGGATCACGATGACGTCGGGCTTGCGCTTGATCAGCTCCTCGGTGCCGATCCGGGCGAGCCGGCCGGGCACGTCGTCGAACACCTGAATGCCGCCGGCCTTCTCGATGATCGTGGTGGCGACGTCCTCGCTGCCGAAAACCCGCAGCTCACCGCCGCCCGGCCGGTTCAGCATCGCGACTGTCGGCCGCTTCACCCCGGCGAGTTCGCTCTCGACGCCGGCGACGGTCTGCTTCATCTTCGTGACAAGAGCCTCGGCCTGCGTCGTCGTGCCGAGAACACGGCCGAGGTCGGTGAGGTCGCCGTAGACGCTGTCAAGCGAGACGTCGTTGTCGGCCAGGGATTTCTGCCCCTCGCCGTCGGCGGTCGGGCAGTACTGGGTGAACAGGTACGAGCCGATGCCGATCTTGTTCAGTTCGGCGCGGGTGCCGAGTCCCTCGGTGGTGAAGGCCCCGGTGAACCCGGAGACCACGAAGTCCGGGTCGAGGCGCAGCACCTCCTCGCGGCTCGGATACTCCTCCGGGTAGTAGGTCGGCTCCTGCTGGTCCGGGTGGAACTGCGCGGCATATTCGGGCAGCAGCGGATTGTCCAGGTAGGCGGCGCCGACCAGCTTGTCGCCGGCGCCGAGGGCGTACACCGCCTCGATCCCATTGTGGAAGGCCGC is part of the Micromonospora olivasterospora genome and encodes:
- a CDS encoding ABC transporter substrate-binding protein, with amino-acid sequence MRFPMPWRITAPLSVLIVALAGCSGSDTEPEVTAGSGATAVTNCGVAVPAGAPPTKIFAAFHNGIEAVYALGAGDKLVGAAYLDNPLLPEYAAQFHPDQQEPTYYPEEYPSREEVLRLDPDFVVSGFTGAFTTEGLGTRAELNKIGIGSYLFTQYCPTADGEGQKSLADNDVSLDSVYGDLTDLGRVLGTTTQAEALVTKMKQTVAGVESELAGVKRPTVAMLNRPGGGELRVFGSEDVATTIIEKAGGIQVFDDVPGRLARIGTEELIKRKPDVIVIPACCGADVGPDGAQGVIDGLKSDPALANVPAIRDNRIYAVTFAEITPGVRNADAVANLAKLLHPEKF